The Alnus glutinosa chromosome 3, dhAlnGlut1.1, whole genome shotgun sequence nucleotide sequence ATTGATACTTCAATGGGTAAGTAAGGTTaaccctatattttttttttattttttttattttagaagttcattttaattaaatggtacAAATGGTGACAACACATAAGAAAAAGAACGGGTGGCTTACATTATAAGAGTGATTATTAGGATAGTCGAACTACTCTCAACCCAATCACATGCTATTGGAAGTGGCTACATCACCCATTTTTCGCTATAGGGACGATTGAACCACCTCCTATTTTATTCATGAAGGAAATTTGCCCATCCACTTTGGTTATTGGGGTTGCCGAACCAATCCCTTTGACTAATAGGATGGTTTGGACACTCCAAATTGACTTTTTGGAGGTAACCAAACCACCTTGTGATCATGGAGTGGTTTGGACACCTTTGTGGCGGTGCAAGCCActtttttttgcatatttccTAAATGATGTGATATGTGACATTAAATGAATGGTCTAAATTAAAGAGATTAGACCATGTGCAAAACCTTAAGTATTGCACGTGATTTCGATCCTTACACTTCCTTGCCTTTTAGTGTAagttttttcttattaatagTTAACTATTTACAGGATGGAAATATCGTATCTCCACTAAAATAATATTCTGACTCTGTCCTTATAAACGATGTTATGATGCAGTAGTGACCTTGTTTTGTAAcggatttctttttcttttttttcttttttttttaaaaaaaaaacacttttctctaaaccattaacaaataatttacaacataaaacatatttcaaaaacacaaaaacaattttcaaatgtagattccaccaaaaaaaaaacaaaaaacacttccCACTtcatatcacatcaaaatactttttacaaaccaataaaaaatacttttcaaaactaTTATGAAACATTACCCTTAAGAGGTTACACGTACCGTATGATTAAAGTTGAAAGAGCacataacaaattaataaacaaTGAAAATATAGGGTATGTTTGTTAGTGTAATTTAggagttattttttgttttttatttgaaaaaagtgcAAAAATATGTCATTAATTAGATAGATGTGAAgataattttgagtattttgtattataggttgtttggtattatttttgttttggcaacaaaaaaaaaacacaaggacatagaacaaaaattttaacaaaaataacaaatccaaAAATGAGAATTTCTCTGCCACAActttagagaattttttttgttattttagttacACTATTCTCATGGTAATTAACTTTCCTCCTTCGTTGCCCTTCCAAAGCAAagccaaaaaaagagaaagcatTCAATTCATAACATAACAAattaaagcaaaaggaagaggaaaaagaacaaaaagcaaaaagcaaccaaaaacaaaaaaaaaaaaaactgaaaataagaCAATTAAGAAACCTCTTCAAGTCACTTCCTACACGAACATTTTCTCTGGAGCCATCGCTTGGAGTGCACCAGAGCGCGCGCGCGAGCAGCATGGCGAGCTATGCACAGGCGGCACCATCAGATTCAGGGGTGGACGCGTTAAGCCTAGCCAAAATGATCGTATCGTCAGCCGGAAACGCCACGACACACCGCAAGAACTGCGAGCAACTAGCGGAGCACGTGAGGCTGATAGGGAACCTGTTGGAGAAGCTGAGATCGACGGACCTGATGAACTTGCCGGACACGAAGGAGCCGTTGGATGGTTTAGAAGAGGCGCTGAGGGAAGCGCTTGAGCTGGTGGAGAGCTGCAAAGAGAAGAGCTGTCTGTACATGCTTGCCAAGGGGTGGAACGCGGTGTATCAGTTCCGCCAACTCCAGACTGAGATCGATCGTCATCTTCGTCTCGTGCCGTTGATTTCATTGGCACACAAGTTCCGGATGCAGGTACATCTAACTAAAATATTTTCCCACTGTAATCTGTTTCCTGTattttgcttagaaaaaaaaaaaaataataaataaaaaaaaaaaaatatatatatatatatatatatatatatatatatatatatatatatatatatatatatatatatttttcaaagcctgctttctctctttctttttcttttttctctctttttttttgtctttattttatgtcattttcttttatagaaaaagaagaaaaaaattgccaaTTTTAATAAATCCTAAATATTACTTTGAATTCTTATATATTCGTGTACAGTAATATTGATCTGTATATTAATGGCTTTTTTCTTGAATGAATCAGAATTTTAGGAGACCAAGGAGCCGTGCCTCCGTTTgttaaattattgttttatctttttaaaataaaaatattaataaataatcacaatacaaaaatgattgaaaaaaaaacttacaattttaaagactgAATTACGACTTTAAAATGGACATTTTGGAACTACTAAATCAAATGGACATTAAAATAGGGCATATTCTTTATCTAGCATTTGATACAATATTCTATGTGGATCAATTATCAGAGGCTAACCAACTGTAGTATTGtaacaagagtaatgctacacattccaaaattttttttccaaaatttggttctcaaatgatgtgttacaatttcatgtgatttattattttgaaaaatgtgtcaccaTCTCGTGGAATTgtaacacatcatttgggaaccaaattttggagaaaaattttgggaagtgtagcatttctcctGTAACAATGAACCCATAATTTAAAGGAAGGATTAATATTACAGGAGATTGAAGAGGATGAAAGGGAATACACCCTTGAAGAAGAGGATATGGAGACTCAAGACGTTATACTCAAACCTGATCGGACGAATAAAGATTTGGAGATCTTGGAGAAATCGCTCTCTCGTGTGTATCCTAACTTGGAATTACATGAAGCCCTCCAAGAGGAGAAAGGCAAATTAAACTTTGAATTGCTCCGGTCACGAACAAATAATGACACCGATCAATGCCGGTTGATCGAACATCTTATCGATGTAACGGAAAATGTTGTAAATGTGCTTCCTGGTAAGAAGATTAGGAAACTTCTTGTCAATGAACCGACTTATGTGATATCTGGGTAAGTGAGTGAGTGGTAAGACTTGCTATGATAGTCTATTACCCAAATTATCAAGAGGATTCATGAAATTATGCCCACAGGTACATCTCCAATGTAAAAGCCAGTTATGAGGAGTACCCCGGGTTAAAGCCAGGAGATCAAAATCAATCACTATCACAATGGCAGGCTGACCTTTTTTATTGTTGCAAAGATCCTTGTTTGAGTGAGTacaaaaactctattttttgCACTCATTATTTTAGATTTAAATATCATGCAATATGACTGCACTGCTATAAGGCAGTCCATGTAAGAGTCTGCAAAGACTTTATTAGAActgttaattttttacacgaatCGTAAATCTAACATAAAATTTACGAGTTAGGGTTGAGGGGCttgatttgtttatttaaaCGGGTCGAGTTAAAGTTGACTcatatagtcttatatatataactagacaTGACTCGAAACCAACATAAGGGTTGACAAATTTTGACCAAACTTACAAATTCGACacaaacccaacacgaaattagcgaaTTAAGATTGAAGGGTTTAAACCTGACATACGAACACGAATTGCTACCCCTTCACTTGCTCGGCAAGTGGTCGAGCAGTCTGAATCTTAAGATACGTCTGGGGTTGGTTTATTGCAGTGCAGTAATTAAGATTGTTGTATTGCACCAAATCCCATCTCCAATATTTTAGTGGGCATGGCCTAATTAGACGCATGAATATGTTATGTGAGGTCATTTCTGTCTATATATTCAACTGCTTAAAAATAAGAGTGAACTTATATAATCTGATCTTATTATGTGGGTTTGGATTTCTAGCAGATCGGATTGCTATGAAATGTTCAATCGCTAAAAAGGTTTTCTTATCTTACTACAGGCTTGAAGACCTGCGTGTATCCTTGCGGAACATTTTCACGAATAGCTAACCTGTTGTCAAAAAGACAAATATGTAAGCTTGTCAAACAGTGAACGAGATTCTAAAAACCATTTTATGGTTTAGATTATATTTTACAACATCTAACGGTGTCTATATTATCGATGTTGctacgtcatttaaaatttgacaGTATATAGTATATGATGTGGCACTATTTACACCGTTAGATTCTATAAAACCTAATCTGAACTATAAAATGGTTGCTCTCCATTTCAAAGTCTTATTCTGTCAAACAGTGTGATGGGATTATCATTACTAACCTGCTAGTAGTTAACATAAATTGCACATGTTCCATTTCTGAGGTACAGCTCGTGAAAGCGCAATCAATGATCTAGTTGCATACTCCCTCTGCTGTGGTTGTTGCTGCTACACTGGTTGCGTGAGAACCAAACTGCGGGAACATTATAACATAGAGGTAGGTACCAGGTACTTCCCTTGGCCATGATCGAAGTACTTCTTCAGTGTGAAGATGACGGTTTACTTGGCTCATCTTATATTATTGTCTGGTCTTGTTTCGTAGGGAAGTTCAATAGATGACTTCTTAACTCATCTCATGTGTTGCTGCTGCGCGCTGGTTCAAGAGTGGCGTGAGCTCGAAATCAGGGGTTTTGATGGTAGGTGTACCACAGCAGTCGACTTCATCTTCTCAACTGTCTCATTCTCAGCTTATATATTACGGACATTTGTTCTTAAAGCACataattctcacatgcattttcaTGTGCTCTAAAGACAAATGTTACATGCTCtattaaatctattaaaaatgcatgtgaaaatcatATGGTCTAAAgacaaatatcaaataaaactGTTGGAGAAAACTGTCCATATACCACTAATGcaaaattttgccaaaaaatagGTTTTCAGTCAACTCAAAAGATATTCCTATTTCCCATCGTCCTCGACCAAATCATTGGTTTAATCCATTCACTTTCCCATGAAAAATGGTAAATCAGGCTAAATCAGTTTCTTACTCCCAATAAACCGAGCTATTTGGCTCGTCACATAGCTTAAGCATCCTACTAAACTTGTTAGCCAAGTTATACTAAAGGTATCAGGATTCTCTCCAGTTCAAGAAAAACGGAGAATATCCAGTCTCTTATAATGCTGGggcatttttgttaaaaaaaaaatgtaaaaagacaaaaatacccctgcATTATAAGGGCTCCAGTTCCcttgaactggagaggatccgttTCCATGCTAAAGGGGGTTCCATACCTTTTTAACTGCAAATTCAACTCTGCAGGTTGCCAAGGAAGAAAGATGATTCCTCCACCATATCAATTCATGAAGCCTTGAATCCCATGTAAATTCAACTTGTGTACCAGATGCAGGAATGCAAATACAGCCATATGCATAGAGGGTGTAATATCTGTAAAGGATCTAGGAAAAGGTAGTTTAAAAGACATGCGTCGACTCATCGGGGCTATATGAAAATGGCAAGGCAAAATACAAATGTCATTGCTGGAGCTTATACCGTGACGGTACTCGTTACATGAATATGCTGATGTATAATCAAATGGAGATTGAAGATGATCGAGTGAGATGAACCCTTATTGGAGATGGGATATTAATAGTGTCTATGACACATCTTGGTTTTACTTGAAAGCAAACCCTCTCAAATTCTCTCTTAGGTGTCACAAGtgcttcataaaattatatatattatagagtTCAATGAAATTGAGagatcgatatatatatatatatatatatatatatatatatatatatatatatatatatatatatatatatatatattattctttctcCTCTGAAAACAAACACTCGAAGCTAAACTGCAAAATGACACCTACTTCCCAAAAGTACTTAAATCAGGCAAAACCTGGACCCAAGGAGTCGCTAATTTGTGTTCGGATTGCAACCTGGAAAAGAATTAAACAACATGACGCTCCTTACCTCCAATACTCCAGATTTAAAACTTCTGGATTAGGATTAGTGTTCGAACCAGAAAACTCAAGTCATGAGAAACATGTTTTTGTATTAACAGTggaagccccccccccccaaaatcgACCTCTGCTACTAGGAGGCTGTGGCTGAAATTCATGTTAACAAGGCAGCGCcaacaaggaaaaagaaaccaagaatatttctttcctttcttgaagaATTAACTACAAATCATCTTTGCGAGACTGTTTATCATCATTCCCCAGCAGGAAGGGCCAACGGAACAGCAGTGATAACTTACTGGTTATAGAAGGGTTCTGCTCTGGTTTTTCCAGCTTTACAGTGCAGACTGTATTATAATCGATCTTTAGATGAGGAGCAACTATTCTTTCctgaagggggaaaaaaaaagaaagaagaagaagaagaagagttctACAATCAGCATATAATAAATGATCCTCTCCTTGAGTATTAAAGTTGGAGTGTACTAGTACCTTAAAAACTTGGAGCGGACAGAAGTCAGAACCATCACAACCCTATTCAATGAAATACAAAACATTAAtgtcttaaaaattaaattagcaTACATCAAAGAGGCATACAAGGACTTGCGACAATATAGTGGGATGTGCTACAGCTTGACGACAGTGGACACCCGTAATTGGACAAACAGAGAGACGGCACAACAAGTTGGACATTAAGATTTACTTTAGAATACATATTTTAGCGTAGTTCTcatgttaaattttaaaaagtgaatctAAGATCCCAAATATAGTAGTCATAACTAAAAATTAACGTGTGTGGGGTGGGGGGAGATGAAGCAAAAAATGCTCACCGGCATTGGAATGGGATATTCATTGTGCAGTACTTGCACAAAGTACTTGCTTGAAGAGTTAGCTGGACAGCTGTACAGAACCAGCATGTTATTCCCAGCAAAAGGTGCCACAGTGCTGCCCCTCCAATTTCTCTTTTGGGGTGGCTTTGGAGGAAGTTCCAAGGGCTGCTCCCTTTGTATTTGTTCATATCCTGTAATTATAAAGATAGAACCTGCTAAGAAGAGAGCCTATAGCAGAATCCACGTGCAAGCACATATAGTTATGCTTAAAATGCTGCACACACATATACTCATACACGTACAAACACATCATAGCCAAATACAGAACGTTAAGCACGCACCAGATCCTTCATGAAAAAGTCCAAGCAGACATGAGAACGGAACCACAGTTTCCGCATGTGCAAACCGAAGTCTTGCCTTTTCATAGCTTCCGCAAGCATGTTTTTCTACGAAGAAAGGAGTGGCAAAAGAATTTAGGCTGGAGAGATGCATGAAAgcttttgaaaacaaatttaataagGTCAAGCAACCACTTTTAATTCAAATGaggttctttcttttttcaaaaaataattgcaGTAAATATACACAATATTTCATCAGAAATTAAAAGACAAACCACGtctaatttaaaatatataaagatgCAAGGTGGATTTCAGTCCGACCTACATGACatatgtttttcaattggtGGACAAGTGACCCACAGATCTAATTGAGGCATGAATACAGAAAGAAACATCATTAACAGAGAGCGCAGCACTACGGGAAAATCAAATAGGTGTTGACAGTTGCCTGTCAGACCATATTATCGGTACCCATCCCAGGCCCAGCCTGCTAATCTAGAACTTCCCCACTTTGAGCTACCACAAAATAgcatacttataaaaaaaaaaaaaatcaacataacaaaataaacaacTGATAATACAAAAGTAAACTATCATGGATtgataaaagtgaaaaagtatGCCATCACCGAATTTGAAGTCAGAAAAAAAGTTAACAGAATCAACAATTGATCAAAGTGAAAAAGTAACCAATCATCGAATTTGAAGTCAGAGAAGGACATGGCTGTTTATATGAACACTGTTAGAGTGAAAATCAGAAAATCTAAATACCTTCTTGGGCCTTGATAGCTTGTTCCATGGCTTGCAAAACATCTTGAAGTAATGGTACTCCCATTTGATAGTTCAAGGAATTACCATAACCCTTCAATATAAACAGCTCCAGGTCATCTGTCCACTCCAACAAAGCAATCTAAACACAAAAATAAGTTTCGCATATTAATAAGCATATAAAGAAGACACAAGACTTATTTCCTAACTTATATTACTGAAAAAACAATATAAAGTTAACCAGAAAATATGTCAATTATCAGGGCTGAAGAAAATATTCGTTTCTTACAATTGTCAAATCAACCACAACATACTTTCTTACTTTTTCAGCCCAAGAACAATGACATCAacaacctaaaaataaaaactatttattaaagATGAACTTTGACATAGTATTTACTCTTCTTTATACAGTTGGTGATGTTGcagatcaaaattttattttcaaatatgaCTAGGAGTAGACAAGAAGCTGCACAAGGCTTATCAGGGAATCAATCATGCAAACACAAGAACAGACGATTAAAtcacataatattatataagtATAAATCTCATGTACCTCGAAAGGGCTGAAAAGACTACAACCTTGATCAGTAATGTCCAGCAAGGATGCTTCCTGCCAAATTGGAAACCAGTGGGACAATCGTGTCTCAATTGATCAGCAACAAATTAATTCTAGACTCATGTGATAACCATAATTAGGTTGgtcacaaaaatttaaaataaaaaataaaaaaactgaaagaaaagaaattaatcaCCTGTTTGCACAGAAACCATAGAGAAGAGGTATCCTGCCTCGTAAAATTCAACCCATAGCGACTCACTAATGCAGAGGTAATTTCACCAAAGATAGGTTCCTTAAGCTTATCAACAGCAGGCTCCTGCCTTTTCCTGAAATCCTGCATCGGATCATGTAAATTGACATGTGAAGCACTGTAACACAGCTACTCCATGCAAAAATCCATGAACcaggcttttttttctttctttttgtgataGGTAAATACAATTCACACGTCTGTATATATTGAACCCAACCCTCCAAAGTTATGAGGAGAGGAAGAAGTGCCAATTGGCCCATATACTATAGGTAATCCACCACCTAATCATGCAAATATTATCTTCCCCCTTCGCTTGCTTTCAGTGATCTAAATGCTCTTTAAAGTTCCTTGAAGTTTTCAGTGTCTACATCATAAAGTACTaggttttaatgaatttttgttGACAGTGACAGTACCTATAccttttttaataagtaaaaaacTTTATTAAGGAACAAAATCCTATAAAATTATTGATGACATGCTcatgatcacacacacacacaaaataaaaaaattaaaaaatatataaaaaaaaaaattaaaaaaagaagaagaagatattttaattttaatgttcAAATCTATGGTGACCAGAATTTTACACATATAATATGTTCTAAAGCATAACATCAGGGttaagcctataaattaatCTAACAATTTCCAGTTTTGACAAAAGCTAAAACTTTAGCCAACAAATTTTTATAATGAGATGGGTAAAAGGTCTATCTAATATGGGTTCAAGAAATATGACTTAAGGGTGAGTCAAGAACAGGCAGTGAAGGAAAATATTCTACCACCAACAAGGAGTATATTGTCAGTTAAATCAGATAAATGTGGCCTTTCTGTGCACTTACTCTACTTTTTCTTCACACTAAAATGGGTGGTTCACACAAGAATGCTCGTACTATAACACAAGCTAACATGGTTTTGAATTCAGAAAGAAATGAGAGCCTAAACCATCACGAATGACAAATTTAATGAATCCTGTGCATTTCTCTCTACATCACATTAAGTTTGAGCAGTCTTAATGTATTCTGCAatagaaatttttaaaactgAATATCACGCTATATTGTTGAACATGTATGGCTGTCTTTgaaatccccaaaaaaaaaaatgtcctacATAAAATACCTTGTAGTTTTCACAAGAATCGAAAAACCTTAGCAATATATCACTTGCACGGCTTTCACTAGTGACAGCAAAAGCTCGATGACGTCCTGGTCCAAGACTTCCTTTCCCACTGAAGAGCCCCATTCCAAATGCCACAGCACTAGCTGACGCCCGAGGAACCTATCTCATTAGAAGACAAAGATACGTAAGTTTATAGGTTCTAGAGGGAGGAAAGCTGAAGTATCTTAGACCATAATCACAGACAAAATAATGCAATCAACCAAGACCAGTTTGGCACCTCAACCCAACAAAGTAATTAGTAGAGCACAGCTCCAAAATGAGAAATGACAACAAAGCATCAGATAGAATAACTTGCCACCAATTTCTGACATTGAGTCTCATAGGAAATGCCTGGGGAAACATTTCAATAGAAAGCAATTTTACAagattgaaagaaagaaaacttaaaGTACAGCTCACCTGAGTTGCCCTTATTGCATGCACGTCAGGGTGGTATTCCTCATTAAACATATCTGGGAATTTTTCTCTAATCCTGATACCAAGATCATACAGTTCATCCTCCCCTTTGATAATTAGTTCTCCACCCCTTGACTTTCCTTTCCAAGGAGATTCCCATCCTCGTAACCAGGGAGGAACTTTTTCCAAAGACAATTTCTGTTCTGCAGCACCTCTTAGAAGTACTTTTAGACGAGCTTCCAAAGTGTCCAACTCTCTTATCCGTTTCTTTGTAGGAGCACGAGTTCCATGCCTTGCCTGACAATAAAAGTTGCATTAGGTGTTTTTTTGgtatatgaaaacaaaaattaacttcGACTGTGACCCTAACTCTTTGAGGCACTGAAAGAGTATCATGTCATTACAACATGATCAAAGCGAGTAACAGAATCATGTTAAACAGCACATACATCAAAAATTTTACGAGGTGCCTTGATATAAAAATGTGCAAGCAAATTATATTATACACTATAGTGGGCTAATCTGAACTGCAATACCTCGCTCATATGGAGTTTTCTTTGAAGAGctctctcttatttatttttcaatatttcatcCTACTccgtcttttatttttatctcttccCCTCTCCATCTTGTCCTCTGTTCAAAAGTCACCTTAGAGGTGCCTTCAAATTTGACATTATATCTAATGCCATAATCTATAAAACGAGTGTCTATTCAACATGAAAGATGCGCAAACtactaaataaataacaaaatcaaCTATTGAGAAGGTACAAAGGAAACTACCACGAGATTTAAGTGGATGGGATTACATCCATCAGGAACATTGGAAGGTACAAAGGAATTCTCAGCAACTTCTTTTACGACACCATATCTGCAcggaaaataaagaaacataGTTATTAATTAGATGAAACCACCAAATCTTTTCCTCCGGTCGTCTACGAAACTACATGCACTGTACACGCATAGGGTCATAGGGATGCAAGCTGAATCTCCAAACACTAGATTACAAATTCTTCTATAAAGACTCGAAAAATTCTAGGATTataggaaaataagggaaaacTATCTCAAGAGTTGTGTTAATTGTTAATTGTTATTCAGTTTTATCGATGAGAAACACTCTTGAGAgagtttttttcttattttcctaTAATCCTAAAATTTTTCTAGGTTTTATAGAAGAGTTGGTAATCTAGTATTCGCAGATTCAGCTCCCCACATGCTACTCGGGACAAATACAGAACTTACTTCACTTGAGACTATTTCATTCCCGATTCTGATTTTCTTATACGTTTATTGCACAACAATACAGCATATTAAAAACAAGAACTCCACTTTCTATTCGTTTCCTCAAATCTCTCTGCGGCCAAACAGAATAGTAAGATCTTTTGATCTTTCTTCA carries:
- the LOC133863575 gene encoding protein MID1-COMPLEMENTING ACTIVITY 1-like, coding for MASYAQAAPSDSGVDALSLAKMIVSSAGNATTHRKNCEQLAEHVRLIGNLLEKLRSTDLMNLPDTKEPLDGLEEALREALELVESCKEKSCLYMLAKGWNAVYQFRQLQTEIDRHLRLVPLISLAHKFRMQEGLILQEIEEDEREYTLEEEDMETQDVILKPDRTNKDLEILEKSLSRVYPNLELHEALQEEKGKLNFELLRSRTNNDTDQCRLIEHLIDVTENVVNVLPGKKIRKLLVNEPTYVISGYISNVKASYEEYPGLKPGDQNQSLSQWQADLFYCCKDPCLSLKTCVYPCGTFSRIANLLSKRQISRESAINDLVAYSLCCGCCCYTGCVRTKLREHYNIEGSSIDDFLTHLMCCCCALVQEWRELEIRGFDGCQGRKMIPPPYQFMKP
- the LOC133863576 gene encoding uncharacterized protein LOC133863576; the encoded protein is MEKAMAFLLLLFLSHLTCSNADEAFDVRQHLSTVTRYGVVKEVAENSFVPSNVPDGCNPIHLNLVARHGTRAPTKKRIRELDTLEARLKVLLRGAAEQKLSLEKVPPWLRGWESPWKGKSRGGELIIKGEDELYDLGIRIREKFPDMFNEEYHPDVHAIRATQVPRASASAVAFGMGLFSGKGSLGPGRHRAFAVTSESRASDILLRFFDSCENYKDFRKRQEPAVDKLKEPIFGEITSALVSRYGLNFTRQDTSSLWFLCKQEASLLDITDQGCSLFSPFEIALLEWTDDLELFILKGYGNSLNYQMGVPLLQDVLQAMEQAIKAQEEKHACGSYEKARLRFAHAETVVPFSCLLGLFHEGSGYEQIQREQPLELPPKPPQKRNWRGSTVAPFAGNNMLVLYSCPANSSSKYFVQVLHNEYPIPMPGCDGSDFCPLQVFKERIVAPHLKIDYNTVCTVKLEKPEQNPSITSKLSLLFRWPFLLGNDDKQSRKDDL